The following are encoded together in the Planctomycetia bacterium genome:
- a CDS encoding AAA family ATPase — MQPPSHADNSISYLHAEDVVRLRSQLDPLFAELGKAMVGQQHVLNRLVIGLLVGGHVLLEGVPGLAKTLAARSLASCLQLDFHRIQFTPDLLPADIVGTQIYNPRSGEFTVKKGPIFADIVLADEINRAPAKVQSALLEAMQEGQVTIGETTHVLPKPFLVLATQNPLEHEGTYPLAEAQTDRFLMKVKLDYPNAEEEKAILQRQAKVASHTSIHAVIGKEVLSQLSSAIDRIYLDSKIETYVIQIVHATRRPTEFGIPIAQYIQNGASPRGTIALALAAKAFALLEGKHFVTPHHVKSIALDVLRHRLMLSYEAEAEEITADRLLQDILSHVPVP, encoded by the coding sequence ATGCAACCACCTTCTCACGCAGACAACTCCATCTCCTATCTGCACGCAGAAGATGTCGTACGTTTGCGAAGTCAACTCGATCCCCTCTTTGCTGAGCTAGGCAAAGCCATGGTCGGGCAGCAACATGTGCTGAACAGGCTGGTCATTGGTCTGTTGGTCGGTGGACACGTTCTGCTCGAAGGTGTTCCAGGCTTGGCCAAAACCCTGGCTGCCCGCTCGCTTGCATCATGCCTGCAACTCGACTTTCATCGCATCCAGTTCACGCCCGATCTGCTTCCCGCAGATATCGTCGGCACACAGATTTACAACCCGCGCTCCGGTGAATTCACCGTAAAAAAGGGACCCATCTTCGCCGACATCGTCCTGGCTGATGAAATCAACCGCGCTCCAGCCAAGGTGCAAAGTGCTCTCCTTGAAGCCATGCAGGAGGGACAGGTTACTATTGGGGAAACAACTCATGTGCTGCCAAAACCCTTTCTGGTGCTGGCGACACAGAACCCGCTCGAGCATGAAGGTACTTATCCACTGGCAGAAGCTCAGACCGACCGCTTCCTCATGAAAGTGAAACTCGATTACCCGAATGCCGAGGAAGAAAAGGCAATCCTGCAACGTCAGGCGAAAGTTGCCTCCCATACATCCATTCATGCCGTGATTGGTAAAGAAGTCCTCAGCCAGTTGTCGTCTGCCATCGACCGCATTTACCTCGACAGTAAAATCGAAACCTATGTGATCCAGATCGTACATGCGACGCGAAGGCCGACAGAATTCGGCATTCCCATTGCACAGTACATTCAGAACGGTGCCAGCCCGCGAGGCACCATTGCCCTGGCCCTGGCTGCCAAGGCCTTTGCCTTACTGGAAGGAAAGCACTTTGTCACACCCCATCATGTTAAATCCATCGCTTTGGATGTGCTGAGGCACCGCTTGATGCTCAGTTACGAGGCGGAAGCAGAAGAGATAACGGCTGACCGTTTGCTGCAGGACATCTTGAGCCATGTGCCGGTTCCATGA
- a CDS encoding ABC transporter ATP-binding protein, whose amino-acid sequence MASIARVVKLQKTYQMGSELVHALRGVSINFEEGDFVALMGPSGSGKSTLLNLLGCLDRPSSGQYFLAGQDVSQMGDDQLSEVRSKYLGFIFQAYNLIAQYTVIENIEVPLLYQGKVNAQTRARCIRLAEMVGLGKRLDHRPPQLSGGQQQRVAIARSLINDPHIILADEATGNLDSKTSHEIMTMLLGLNEMGKTIIMVTHENDIAEWARRVIRLKDGHIESDVRNKPIPHRRPHGAVA is encoded by the coding sequence ATGGCTTCCATCGCTCGCGTGGTCAAGCTGCAGAAAACCTATCAGATGGGCTCCGAACTGGTGCACGCATTGCGCGGGGTCTCCATCAACTTTGAAGAAGGTGATTTCGTTGCCCTGATGGGGCCGTCCGGTTCGGGTAAGTCAACACTGCTCAATCTGCTGGGTTGTCTGGATCGACCTTCTTCGGGACAGTATTTTCTCGCTGGGCAGGATGTTTCCCAGATGGGAGATGATCAGCTTTCCGAAGTCCGCAGCAAATATCTAGGCTTCATTTTTCAAGCATATAACTTGATTGCTCAGTACACAGTAATCGAAAATATTGAGGTGCCTTTGCTGTATCAGGGCAAGGTAAACGCTCAGACCAGAGCCCGTTGCATTCGGCTGGCTGAAATGGTCGGACTGGGCAAACGTCTTGACCATCGTCCGCCCCAGCTCTCCGGTGGTCAGCAGCAGCGTGTGGCGATTGCCCGTTCACTCATTAATGATCCGCATATCATCCTGGCTGATGAAGCAACGGGTAACCTTGACAGCAAGACATCCCATGAAATCATGACCATGCTGCTGGGGCTCAATGAAATGGGTAAAACCATCATCATGGTGACGCACGAAAACGACATTGCTGAGTGGGCCAGACGGGTAATCCGACTGAAAGATGGCCACATTGAAAGTGATGTACGCAACAAACCCATTCCGCATCGTCGACCTCACGGAGCAGTTGCCTGA
- a CDS encoding phospho-sugar mutase codes for MDLLSACRAGFAGIQVDNVVKERAISYLRQWLSGEAFLPYRPQIQWLVEQQQWTGLLDRFYQILPFGTGGRRGAVGIGPNRMNPWTLTASVQGHAAYLKEKFPGTPELQVAVAYDVRCFKDARKQYNPELPNPVLNLSSKDLCHLAARVYAANGIRCWVLTPESTRCLATPELSFVIRQLKAHGGLNLSASHNPPDDNGGKFYDDFGSQPVPPDDQIMADLVDQVEEIKVMPWNDAVRQGLIKWIDDSLHRGYIDLICKQSMVNPPVKDECKVVYTPLHGVGGMTVQEALVKQGYTVIPVPSQSTPDGQFPNVKSPNPEVPASMEEGTRLAAEQHADLVLSSDPDADRIGAMIPHDGGWRFLTGNEIASLLTHFRLEQLQVQGRLTASPLVITTTVTTGQIGRIARKFGVQLVDDLLVGFKYHADVLNQLEVHGKYYDITGKPDDLVMATEESHGAMVTPEIRDKDSAGPSLLLADLALFQKRRGRTVLQYLEYLNRTYGFFWNGLQNIVMTGILGKQQMLSMLSSLRENPPVEIDGRKVLKVVDYWSEENRLGTIKGETDRSSRNLLEFHVEGNAKVALRPSGTEPKAKAYIEACTEPCLPGTAPAEWNKLCADTATSGEALGRAFVTLALARVGL; via the coding sequence ATGGATTTGTTGTCGGCGTGTCGTGCCGGGTTTGCGGGAATTCAAGTGGACAATGTGGTAAAGGAACGGGCCATTTCCTATCTGAGGCAGTGGCTCAGCGGTGAGGCGTTTTTGCCGTATCGCCCGCAGATACAGTGGCTGGTGGAACAGCAGCAGTGGACCGGCTTGCTGGATCGCTTTTACCAGATTTTGCCATTTGGCACAGGAGGCAGGCGTGGTGCTGTGGGCATTGGCCCGAACCGCATGAACCCGTGGACTTTGACCGCATCGGTGCAGGGGCATGCGGCCTATCTCAAGGAAAAATTCCCAGGTACTCCAGAACTACAAGTGGCGGTCGCTTATGATGTGCGTTGCTTTAAGGATGCCCGCAAGCAATATAACCCGGAGTTGCCTAATCCGGTTTTGAATCTCTCTTCCAAAGACTTATGTCACCTGGCAGCACGCGTGTATGCCGCCAATGGCATCCGTTGCTGGGTGCTGACGCCAGAATCGACACGATGTCTGGCTACACCGGAACTTTCTTTCGTCATCAGGCAACTCAAGGCACACGGTGGTTTGAATCTTTCCGCTTCGCACAACCCACCTGATGATAACGGAGGCAAGTTCTATGACGACTTTGGTTCCCAACCCGTGCCGCCTGACGATCAAATCATGGCAGACCTGGTGGATCAGGTAGAAGAAATCAAAGTGATGCCATGGAACGATGCAGTCAGGCAGGGCTTGATCAAATGGATTGATGACAGCCTGCATAGGGGTTACATCGATCTGATCTGCAAACAGAGCATGGTGAACCCGCCGGTGAAAGATGAATGCAAGGTGGTGTATACACCGCTGCACGGCGTGGGCGGAATGACGGTGCAGGAGGCACTGGTCAAGCAGGGATATACTGTCATTCCGGTGCCGAGCCAATCGACTCCGGATGGTCAGTTTCCGAATGTGAAATCGCCTAACCCGGAAGTGCCTGCATCAATGGAAGAAGGCACCAGGCTCGCTGCAGAACAGCATGCTGATCTGGTGCTTTCCTCCGACCCGGATGCGGATCGCATCGGCGCCATGATTCCACACGATGGAGGCTGGCGATTTCTTACGGGCAACGAGATTGCCTCGCTGCTCACGCATTTTCGGTTAGAACAACTCCAGGTGCAGGGCAGGCTTACTGCCTCACCACTGGTTATCACGACAACAGTGACGACCGGACAGATTGGCCGGATTGCCCGCAAGTTCGGCGTGCAACTGGTCGACGATCTGCTGGTAGGCTTCAAGTACCACGCAGATGTTCTGAATCAATTGGAAGTGCATGGCAAATACTACGATATCACCGGAAAGCCTGATGATCTGGTGATGGCTACGGAAGAAAGCCACGGCGCCATGGTCACCCCGGAAATTCGCGACAAGGATTCAGCAGGTCCAAGCCTGCTGCTGGCTGACCTGGCACTGTTCCAGAAGCGACGGGGCAGAACCGTCCTTCAATATCTGGAATACCTGAACCGTACCTACGGCTTCTTCTGGAACGGGCTGCAGAACATTGTAATGACAGGAATTCTTGGCAAACAACAGATGCTGAGTATGTTGTCATCGTTGCGTGAGAATCCACCAGTGGAAATAGATGGCCGAAAGGTACTCAAGGTGGTCGATTACTGGAGCGAAGAGAATCGCCTGGGGACGATCAAGGGAGAAACGGATCGTTCCAGTCGCAATTTGCTGGAATTTCATGTAGAAGGCAACGCGAAAGTGGCTTTACGTCCCAGCGGTACAGAACCTAAAGCCAAGGCCTATATCGAGGCCTGCACCGAACCTTGTTTACCTGGGACTGCACCAGCAGAGTGGAATAAGCTCTGTGCCGACACTGCTACGTCTGGCGAAGCCTTGGGTAGAGCGTTTGTGACGCTCGCCCTGGCACGTGTGGGTTTATGA
- a CDS encoding metallophosphoesterase, which translates to MHLFDRRQALAAAFATWPLTNLLGQNQTKDPYADGKLIDGEPPLPVSGSFTLAVLPDTQNYSERFPATFLAQTQWIVDSHEKRNIAGVLHLGDITNNNRPVEWENAQRAMRQLDGKVPYFMCPGNHDYSEGGGCKDRTTLLNNYFPMSEYRTRPQFGGAYDKEPDRMENTFHTLQVADRNLLVLALEFGPRRDVVRWANEVATKYPKHEIILITHAFIYSDDTRYDWRKYGANQKWNPHAYPVAKATQDDVCDGEDLWNLLISKHENFILTLNGHVLNDGLGKFISKTPGGRSVPQILVNFQMRPKGGDGWLRLLEFNKDRQTMEVYDYSPTRKQLNVSEQNRMTLTLAGI; encoded by the coding sequence ATGCACCTCTTTGATCGTCGCCAAGCCCTGGCTGCTGCCTTTGCCACCTGGCCACTGACCAACTTGCTCGGACAGAATCAGACCAAAGACCCATACGCTGACGGCAAGTTGATCGACGGCGAACCGCCGCTGCCAGTTTCCGGCTCATTCACCCTGGCCGTGCTGCCTGACACTCAGAACTACAGTGAGCGCTTCCCGGCTACATTCCTGGCTCAAACACAATGGATTGTAGACAGCCACGAGAAACGCAACATCGCTGGCGTGCTGCATCTGGGTGACATCACCAATAACAACAGACCCGTGGAATGGGAAAACGCCCAGCGTGCCATGCGACAACTCGATGGCAAAGTTCCCTACTTCATGTGTCCAGGCAACCACGACTATAGCGAAGGTGGTGGATGCAAGGATCGAACCACGCTACTCAACAATTATTTCCCTATGTCCGAATATCGCACCCGCCCTCAGTTTGGCGGAGCTTACGATAAAGAACCTGATCGAATGGAAAACACTTTCCACACACTTCAAGTGGCTGACCGGAACCTGTTAGTATTGGCACTGGAATTCGGCCCAAGAAGGGATGTCGTTCGATGGGCCAACGAAGTTGCTACCAAATATCCCAAACATGAAATCATCCTGATCACCCATGCCTTCATTTATTCTGACGACACTAGATATGACTGGAGGAAATACGGAGCAAACCAGAAATGGAATCCACATGCCTATCCGGTTGCCAAGGCAACTCAGGATGATGTATGCGATGGTGAAGATTTATGGAACCTGCTCATCAGCAAACATGAGAACTTTATCCTGACACTCAATGGACATGTACTGAACGATGGGTTGGGCAAGTTCATTTCAAAAACACCAGGCGGCCGGTCTGTTCCACAAATCCTGGTCAATTTCCAGATGCGGCCCAAAGGTGGTGATGGCTGGCTGCGATTACTCGAATTCAATAAGGATCGCCAAACGATGGAAGTGTACGACTACTCCCCCACACGCAAACAGCTGAACGTATCGGAGCAGAATCGCATGACTCTAACTCTGGCAGGCATTTAA
- a CDS encoding exo-alpha-sialidase — MIMALAASWRPAPADPRFQIASFPAATPPSASSFTSHVVERPPGVGEVHGSSLVVLPNNERLMVFFGGTHETALDVRLYQSRFQRGQWQPATPLISPAEAGQAACRYTRRVGNSSMIRDDAGRLHLFFVSVGYFGWSCSSLNQMTSTDDGKSWSPPLRLLTTPFFNVSTLVRSPAVPLQDGGFLLPAYIEITNKFPEVLQFDAHGKFVRKVRMSDQHGSLQACLLPINGQQAYAYERNRFYRSTPRLKVQETHDGGRTWSAVSTIEVHNEDSPVAVVQVEPDLYLMAYNPTHDREKLELAYSRNGIDWKTFKTLEYMPLTTRQKVIEFSYPTMLRQGDSIDLVYTWHRQGIKHCRFNVTWLKEQIHD; from the coding sequence ATGATAATGGCCCTCGCTGCCAGCTGGCGGCCTGCGCCAGCTGATCCCCGTTTCCAAATAGCATCGTTCCCAGCGGCAACTCCTCCTTCAGCTAGCTCATTTACTTCACATGTCGTCGAACGTCCGCCCGGCGTGGGGGAAGTACACGGTTCATCGCTGGTAGTATTGCCTAACAATGAACGGCTCATGGTCTTTTTCGGCGGCACGCATGAAACCGCACTCGATGTTCGGCTTTATCAGTCGCGCTTTCAGAGAGGACAATGGCAACCTGCCACGCCACTGATTTCACCTGCCGAGGCAGGCCAGGCGGCCTGTCGTTACACCCGGCGGGTGGGCAATTCCTCCATGATCCGCGATGATGCAGGCAGGCTGCATCTTTTTTTTGTCAGCGTGGGCTACTTCGGCTGGTCGTGCAGCAGTTTGAACCAGATGACTTCAACCGATGATGGTAAATCCTGGTCGCCGCCACTTCGGTTGCTCACCACTCCTTTTTTCAATGTCAGCACACTGGTGCGCAGCCCGGCTGTGCCACTGCAGGATGGTGGCTTTCTTCTTCCAGCCTATATCGAAATCACCAACAAGTTTCCCGAGGTGCTCCAGTTTGATGCACATGGAAAGTTTGTCCGCAAAGTTCGCATGAGTGATCAGCATGGCTCATTGCAGGCCTGCCTGCTTCCTATCAATGGTCAGCAGGCTTACGCCTATGAACGTAATCGCTTTTATCGTTCAACTCCCCGCTTGAAAGTCCAGGAAACACATGATGGTGGCCGTACCTGGTCTGCCGTCTCCACGATTGAAGTACATAATGAAGATTCGCCGGTAGCTGTCGTTCAAGTGGAACCTGACCTGTATCTGATGGCATACAACCCCACACACGACCGTGAAAAACTGGAACTGGCTTACTCCCGCAACGGTATCGACTGGAAGACATTCAAAACGCTTGAATACATGCCACTGACCACCAGACAGAAAGTGATTGAATTCTCCTATCCCACCATGCTCAGGCAAGGAGACTCGATTGATCTGGTATACACATGGCATCGACAAGGTATCAAACATTGCCGTTTTAATGTCACCTGGCTCAAGGAACAGATACATGACTGA
- a CDS encoding UTP--glucose-1-phosphate uridylyltransferase, translating into MIDLAVIPVAGAGTRLLPSTKSQPKEMLPVGRKPVVQYVVEELAGSGIKRMLFVTGPGKNSIENHFDLNSELINFLRETGKEELLSELAFERAALEFCYTRQRRQLGLGHAVLCARPFVGQQSFVVALGDSIIGINAQSRIVQRMLDAFEQQSADAVICFEEVPKHEVKQYGIAKPKGEAADVFTLADIIEKPSEAEAPSNLAVAARYVFSPAIFDLLAKTQPGKGGEIQLTDAIRTLIHQGGKVMGIRLGKHEQRYDIGNFESYYSAFVDFALADQKYGPSLREHLRRVL; encoded by the coding sequence ATGATCGACCTCGCCGTTATCCCTGTTGCCGGTGCTGGTACTCGTCTGCTGCCTTCCACGAAAAGCCAGCCTAAGGAAATGTTGCCGGTGGGCCGCAAGCCGGTCGTGCAATATGTCGTCGAAGAACTGGCAGGGTCAGGCATCAAGCGGATGCTCTTTGTCACCGGGCCGGGGAAAAACTCCATCGAGAATCATTTCGATCTCAACAGTGAGTTGATCAACTTCCTCCGTGAAACGGGAAAAGAAGAATTGCTTAGCGAACTGGCGTTTGAACGGGCAGCGCTCGAATTCTGTTATACGCGGCAGCGCAGGCAACTGGGCCTCGGACACGCAGTGCTCTGTGCCCGGCCATTTGTCGGTCAGCAATCGTTCGTCGTCGCGCTGGGCGATTCCATCATCGGCATCAATGCCCAGTCGCGTATTGTGCAGCGCATGCTCGATGCATTTGAACAGCAGTCGGCAGACGCAGTGATCTGTTTTGAAGAAGTGCCAAAGCATGAAGTGAAACAGTATGGCATTGCCAAACCAAAGGGTGAAGCAGCTGACGTATTCACCCTGGCTGATATCATCGAAAAACCATCCGAAGCTGAAGCGCCAAGCAACCTGGCTGTTGCTGCCCGCTATGTCTTCAGCCCGGCTATCTTCGATCTGCTGGCGAAAACACAGCCCGGCAAAGGTGGCGAGATTCAACTCACCGATGCCATCCGCACCCTGATTCATCAGGGTGGGAAAGTGATGGGCATACGCCTGGGCAAACACGAGCAACGCTACGATATAGGCAACTTTGAGAGTTATTACAGTGCCTTCGTCGATTTTGCACTGGCTGATCAGAAGTATGGCCCCTCACTGCGTGAACATCTGCGTCGAGTTTTATGA
- the rnr gene encoding ribonuclease R: MRTTWVEQLLEHVTQPGYKPQTPKALGKRLQVPASQKNAFRDAIRQLIREGSITYGKNHEIRSTQKPELIKGTLRVASGGIGFVRPEGASRDGDIFIPAFALGDAMTGDTVAVELAKGRSRLGPRGIISQVLERSTTQFVGTYTEKAQQGYVIVDAGVIAEPVHVGDPGAKGAKPGDKVVLELIRYPTMDRGGEGVITEVLGPANSATVETLSVIRAFNIPEHFSPEALEEARQVAARFDETNLAGRRDFTKDLILTIDPIDAKDFDDAISIRFDTSRKHWYVNVHIADVSHFVQPGTALDKEARERATSVYLPQKVIPMLPEIISNHLASLQEGQVRFVQSVLMEFDASGEPIHSDFVRGAIKVSKRFHYEQVSEFYQKQDNKEPVEDIHPDLQQMLLLMRQFTLMRRKRRYQQGVLELSMPEVELDYTDDGKVDGAHLSVNDISHQVIEECMLSANEAVATKLDQLDVPFLRRIHPAPDPVKLEDLLTFVSALGYEVNRKTPTDRFQLQRLLKASSKRPDQFAVHYALLRSLKQAVYSPKDEGHYALASKDYCHYTSPIRRYPDLTVHRLITRWQLTGRVKNDERELVNLGEHCSEMERRADKAEQELIKIRLLDYLSDKLGSVWKAIITGVESFGFFCTPTQLPVDGLVRIAALADDYYHYDETTHTLIGTRSKNRYRLGDTVWVEVARVDVYRRRLDFRVVDDPSKGIKPAGAVTSACEEEAVEEALRRPRRTKERKPKKKTFRPATKPKGKGKKRGK; this comes from the coding sequence ATGCGAACTACATGGGTTGAACAACTACTGGAACACGTCACCCAGCCAGGCTACAAGCCACAGACTCCCAAAGCACTGGGCAAGCGATTGCAGGTGCCTGCTTCTCAGAAGAATGCCTTCCGCGATGCCATCCGTCAACTGATTCGCGAAGGATCAATTACGTATGGCAAAAACCATGAGATACGCTCGACCCAGAAACCTGAACTGATCAAAGGCACTCTCCGAGTCGCATCAGGCGGAATCGGGTTTGTTCGACCCGAAGGCGCAAGCCGCGATGGTGACATTTTTATCCCCGCCTTTGCTTTGGGCGATGCTATGACGGGAGACACGGTAGCAGTCGAACTGGCTAAAGGACGTTCACGACTTGGCCCTCGAGGCATTATCTCCCAGGTATTGGAACGTTCTACCACACAATTCGTCGGCACCTACACGGAAAAAGCACAGCAAGGCTATGTCATTGTCGATGCAGGTGTCATCGCTGAGCCTGTTCATGTGGGCGACCCGGGGGCCAAGGGGGCCAAGCCGGGCGATAAAGTAGTGCTGGAACTCATTCGCTACCCGACGATGGATCGTGGTGGCGAAGGCGTCATCACCGAAGTGCTCGGGCCAGCCAACAGTGCAACCGTTGAAACGCTGAGCGTCATCCGGGCTTTCAATATTCCAGAACACTTTTCCCCGGAGGCTCTCGAAGAAGCCAGGCAGGTTGCTGCTCGATTTGATGAGACCAACCTGGCAGGTCGGCGGGATTTTACAAAGGATTTAATCCTTACCATCGATCCCATTGATGCCAAGGATTTTGACGATGCCATCAGCATCCGGTTTGATACTTCACGCAAGCACTGGTACGTCAATGTTCACATTGCTGATGTTTCCCATTTCGTGCAGCCTGGGACTGCACTGGATAAGGAAGCACGCGAACGAGCTACCAGCGTCTATCTGCCGCAAAAAGTCATTCCCATGCTACCTGAGATTATCTCGAATCACCTGGCAAGTCTGCAGGAAGGGCAAGTACGCTTCGTACAGAGTGTCTTGATGGAATTCGATGCCTCCGGCGAGCCTATCCATTCCGACTTTGTTCGCGGCGCCATCAAGGTCAGCAAGCGGTTTCATTACGAACAGGTTTCCGAGTTTTACCAGAAGCAAGATAACAAGGAACCTGTCGAAGACATCCATCCCGATTTGCAGCAGATGTTGTTACTGATGAGGCAATTCACCCTGATGCGCCGGAAACGGCGCTACCAGCAGGGTGTGCTCGAACTCAGCATGCCTGAAGTGGAACTCGATTACACCGACGATGGGAAAGTCGATGGTGCTCATCTTTCTGTCAATGACATCTCCCATCAAGTGATTGAAGAATGCATGCTCAGTGCCAATGAAGCCGTGGCTACCAAGCTGGATCAACTCGATGTACCTTTTTTACGCCGCATTCACCCGGCACCCGACCCAGTCAAACTCGAAGACTTGCTGACGTTCGTCTCTGCCCTCGGCTATGAAGTCAATCGCAAAACTCCCACTGACCGTTTTCAATTACAGCGGCTTTTGAAAGCTTCCAGCAAACGGCCTGATCAGTTTGCTGTTCATTATGCCCTATTGCGAAGCCTGAAGCAGGCTGTTTACTCTCCCAAGGATGAAGGGCACTATGCCCTGGCCAGCAAAGATTACTGTCATTACACCTCGCCCATCAGACGTTACCCTGATCTCACAGTGCATCGCCTGATCACCCGCTGGCAACTGACAGGCCGTGTTAAAAATGATGAACGAGAACTCGTCAACCTGGGAGAACATTGTTCCGAAATGGAACGCCGGGCTGACAAGGCTGAGCAGGAACTGATCAAGATTCGATTACTCGACTACCTCAGCGACAAGCTTGGCAGCGTATGGAAAGCAATTATCACTGGCGTGGAGAGCTTCGGCTTCTTCTGTACTCCGACACAGTTGCCGGTCGATGGCCTGGTGCGCATCGCAGCCCTCGCGGACGATTATTATCATTACGATGAAACTACCCACACGCTCATCGGCACACGCAGCAAGAATCGCTATCGGCTCGGCGACACGGTCTGGGTGGAAGTGGCACGCGTCGATGTCTATCGCCGCCGACTCGATTTCCGTGTAGTGGATGATCCGAGCAAGGGCATCAAGCCAGCAGGAGCTGTCACATCGGCTTGCGAAGAAGAGGCTGTTGAAGAAGCATTACGCCGACCACGACGAACCAAAGAGCGAAAGCCTAAGAAGAAAACATTCCGCCCGGCAACCAAGCCGAAAGGCAAGGGAAAGAAGAGAGGTAAGTAG
- a CDS encoding ABC transporter permease, with translation MAYWPYALGVGLFVVPAILAYTPIGGPKLRRSFVTAVRNLWLHKLRSFLSVLGIIIGTAAVIALMAFGEGSMQDALDDIMRQGATNIIVLSEKPPDDAASTRRSFVAKYGLTEMDFERFRTTIPNLIHSPLPLRTFKAEVRPVTDQRMLNSRIVATTPHYATTYGIGDKIAAGRFIVETDETPYPRNICVLGSEAARELYPGEDPINKVIRFSGKNAAFTIVGVMRDRPPATSGAEIESYDKDIYIPLAASKALLGETTFIRSSGMRGAEQVQLSQIILTVERMDQVRATAEMVTAQLEMYHDRNKRDWNVKVPLDKLEQAEITRDRYRIQMAMIAGISLLVGGIGIMNIMLATVTERTREIGIRRALGAKRGDVTFQFLVEAVVQTTVGGLMGVGLGFLVIWLAPIVAAKFFSLRVPALPHIPSVFMAFFVAVIVGVLFGWYPSRRAARLDPIEALRHE, from the coding sequence ATGGCGTACTGGCCGTATGCGCTGGGCGTTGGCCTGTTTGTGGTTCCAGCTATTCTGGCATACACTCCGATTGGAGGCCCGAAACTTCGTCGCAGTTTTGTCACTGCGGTTCGCAATCTCTGGTTGCACAAGCTGCGTTCATTTCTCTCCGTACTGGGTATCATCATTGGTACTGCAGCGGTGATTGCCCTGATGGCATTTGGCGAAGGCTCGATGCAGGATGCACTCGATGACATCATGCGACAGGGTGCAACCAATATCATCGTGCTTAGCGAGAAGCCCCCGGACGATGCTGCCTCCACCAGACGATCCTTCGTGGCGAAATATGGTCTCACCGAGATGGATTTTGAACGGTTCCGCACTACGATTCCTAATCTGATTCATAGTCCATTGCCGTTGCGAACCTTCAAGGCGGAGGTAAGACCGGTAACTGATCAGCGGATGCTCAATTCCCGCATCGTTGCCACCACGCCGCACTATGCAACGACTTATGGAATTGGTGATAAAATTGCTGCTGGCCGGTTTATTGTGGAAACAGATGAAACACCCTATCCCCGCAACATCTGTGTGCTTGGTTCCGAAGCGGCACGCGAACTGTATCCCGGTGAGGACCCGATCAACAAGGTCATTCGCTTTTCGGGCAAGAATGCAGCATTTACGATTGTCGGCGTGATGCGCGATCGGCCACCAGCCACCAGCGGTGCAGAAATTGAAAGTTACGACAAAGATATCTACATTCCGCTAGCAGCCAGCAAAGCACTTCTGGGAGAAACTACGTTCATACGCAGCAGTGGTATGCGTGGTGCTGAACAAGTGCAGTTGAGCCAGATCATTTTGACAGTCGAGCGGATGGATCAGGTGCGGGCTACTGCAGAGATGGTAACAGCTCAGCTGGAAATGTACCACGATCGCAACAAGCGAGACTGGAACGTCAAAGTGCCCTTGGACAAACTGGAGCAGGCCGAAATCACCCGAGACCGTTATCGCATTCAGATGGCGATGATTGCAGGCATATCACTACTGGTCGGTGGCATCGGCATCATGAACATCATGCTGGCGACCGTGACAGAACGCACACGGGAAATCGGCATTCGCCGTGCGTTGGGTGCCAAGCGAGGCGATGTGACGTTCCAGTTCCTGGTCGAAGCGGTGGTACAGACTACGGTCGGTGGACTCATGGGCGTGGGTCTGGGATTTCTCGTGATCTGGCTGGCGCCCATTGTTGCGGCTAAATTCTTCAGTCTGCGAGTGCCAGCGTTGCCTCACATCCCCAGTGTGTTCATGGCATTCTTTGTTGCAGTCATCGTAGGCGTGTTGTTCGGATGGTATCCTTCACGTCGCGCTGCCCGGCTTGACCCGATTGAGGCTCTGCGGCACGAGTAA
- a CDS encoding VOC family protein, with product MQARRIFETCLCGRDLLAIRRFYSEVMGLPVVGNMNTRGIVFRCGDGVLIVFNPDETRVDGPSPAHPLAKIPPHGTEGQGHIAFLAAAEELPAWREHLARLQVPIISEVNWEAGGTSIYFHDPAGNVVEVAPPTLWGGF from the coding sequence ATGCAGGCCCGACGCATCTTTGAAACCTGCCTGTGCGGTCGTGATTTGCTAGCCATTCGCCGGTTTTATTCGGAGGTTATGGGGCTGCCTGTCGTGGGTAACATGAATACCCGGGGGATTGTCTTTCGCTGTGGCGATGGTGTGCTCATCGTTTTCAACCCGGATGAAACACGCGTTGATGGCCCCAGCCCGGCACATCCCCTCGCAAAGATTCCACCACATGGCACCGAAGGCCAGGGGCATATTGCTTTCCTGGCTGCTGCTGAGGAATTACCCGCCTGGAGAGAACACCTCGCCAGACTCCAGGTACCCATCATCTCCGAAGTGAACTGGGAAGCGGGTGGCACCTCCATCTACTTTCACGACCCGGCAGGGAACGTGGTAGAGGTGGCGCCACCTACGTTGTGGGGAGGATTTTGA